A single region of the Salvia miltiorrhiza cultivar Shanhuang (shh) chromosome 8, IMPLAD_Smil_shh, whole genome shotgun sequence genome encodes:
- the LOC130998180 gene encoding uncharacterized protein LOC130998180, whose translation MKSGWWAKVIEEGGRGTNGWFRENICRRLGNGRGTLFWDHPWAGPEPLKHKFPRLFRLSLRRDVKVDECGRWEEGRWKWELKWCRTLRETEMEAVNLLISFIFSFLLDADLEDRWTWSASTDGKFTTKSAYEVIQARRSQNVAQSADTQAAASVWQTLAPQKAVANAWRIMRKRLPTCDELRKRNINLGDGEVVFRLASPVEHWRSFCYFCKDKRIGKLLKAIWVGCCWLLWQRRNGKRFEGKDWETKNLVLELKARLWSWNRCFGILNNEMEFSSWSSNDLISQIL comes from the exons ATGAAATCTGGATGGTGGGCGAAAGTGATTGAGGAGGGAGGGAGGGGAACAAATGGATGGTTCAGGGAGAATATTTGCCGCAGGTTGGGAAACGGGCGGGGAACACTTTTCTGGGACCATCCATGGGCGGGACCGGAACCTTTAAAACACAAGTTCCCTCGACTCTTTAGACTTAGCTTGAGGAGGGATGTCAAAGTCGATGAGTGTGGGAGATGGGAGGAGGGGAGATGGAAGTGGGAGCTCAAGTGGTGTCGGACGCTCAGGGAGACGGAGATGGAGGCCGTTAATCTCTTAATCTCCTTTATCTTTTCGTTTTTGCTGGATGCAGATTTGGAAGACAGATGGACATGGAGCGCGTCCACAGATGGAAAATTCACCACAAAATCGGCGTATGAGGTCATCCAAGCTAGAAGAAGTCAGAATGTTGCTCAAAGTGCAGATACACAAGCAGCCGCTTCGGTGTGGCAGACGCTTGCACCACAAAAAGCAGTCGCCAACGCATGGAGAATCATGAGGAAACGTCTCCCGACCTGTGATGAATTGAGAAAGCGGAATATCAACCTTGGTGACGGGGAAGTTGTGT TTCGACTTGCATCGCCGGTCGAACATTGGCGAAGCTTCTGTTACTTTTGCAAGGACAAGAGGATTGGGAAGTTGTTGAAAGCGATCTGGGTCGGATGTTGTTGGTTGTTGTGGCAAAGACGGAATGGTAAGAGGTTCGAGGGCAAAGATTGGGAGACTAAGAATCTTGTGTTGGAGCTTAAAgctagactttggagttggaatagATGTTTTGGCATTTTGAACAATGAGATGGAGTTCTCCTCATGGAGCTCCAATGATTTAATCTCTCAGATTCTGTAA
- the LOC131001777 gene encoding auxin-responsive protein IAA9 codes for MASSSDCISQSGSGLKERNYFGLSDCSSVDSSVVSSAPVESKNNLNMKATELRLGLPGSQSPDRDSDFSLLNAVKLDEKQLFPLVPSKDGICTLSQKAIATGNKRGFDDTVNGFSESKSTIFTEGNWMFNAPGSDPGQAKLAGNVISNRPSGTQSTIKSEVPVKTLQESTNKIIGSNTASAPAAKAQVVGWPPIRSFRKNSLVTTSKNNDEVDGKPGPAALFVKVSMDGAPYLRKVDLRMYSTYKELSSALEKMFSCFTIGQCGPQGAPAREMLSESKLRDLLHGSEYVLTYEDKDGDWMLVGDVPWEMFIASCKRLKIMKGSDAIGLAPRAVEKSKNRN; via the exons ATGGCTTCATCATCGGATTGTATATCTCAGAGTGGTTCAGGGTTGAAAGAACGCAATTACTTTGGGTTGTCTGATTGTTCCTCTGTGGACAGCTCTGTGGTCTCAAGTGCGCCGGTCGAAAGCAAGAATAATCTGAATATGAAGGCCACAGAATTGAGGCTTGGTCTTCCAGGATCACAATCCCCCGATAGAGATTCTGACTTCTCCCTATTAAATGCAGTTAAGCTTGATGAGAAGCAGTTGTTCCCCTTGGTTCCTTCCAAGGATGGAATCTGCACTTTGTCACAAAAGGCAATAGCAACTGGAAACAAAAGAGGATTTGATGATACTGTCAATGGGTTTTCTGAATCCAAAAGTACCATTTTTACTGAAGGCAACTGGATGTTCAATGCTCCAGGTTCTGATCCTGGACAAGCAAAATTAGCTGGTAATGTGATTTCCAACAGGCCATCAGGGACTCAATCAACTATTAAATCTGAAGTACCGGTGAAAACATTACAAGAAAGCACTAACAAGATAATTGGTTCTAACACTGCTAGTGCACCTGCTGCTAA GGCTCAGGTTGTTGGTTGGCCTCCAATCAGATCTTTTAGGAAAAATTCTCTGGTCACAACCTCAAAGAACAATGATGAAGTTGATGGTAAACCTGGTCCAGCGGCTCTTTTTGTTAAGGTCAGCATGGATGGTGCTCCATATCTGAGGAAGGTGGATCTCAGAATGTACTCGACATATAAAGAACTTTCTTCTGCACTTGAGAAAATGTTCAGCTGCTTCACTATAG GACAATGTGGACCTCAGGGAGCTCCAGCCAGGGAAATGCTAAGTGAGAGTAAGTTGAGGGATCTTCTTCATGGGTCGGAATATGTGCTGACTTATGAGGATAAGGATGGGGACTGGATGCTTGTTGGAGATGTTCCATGGGA GATGTTCATTGCTTCATGCAAGAGACTCAAAATTATGAAAGGGTCTGATGCTATTGGATTAG